The sequence ataagaccttacagctcacagtgcatgtcagagcaaatgagaatcatgaggtcaaaggaactgcctgaagagctcagagacagaattgtggcaaggcacagatctggccaaggttacaaaaaaatttctgctgttAATTTCTGCAAGTTAATTTCTCTTGTTtcaagaatttttagatattttgtcAAACATTTagacaaaaatactttaaataaaatatataccgtgctctattttttcattttggttTCTAATTTTAGAAGGTGCAACAGACTAAAAAAATATTCCCTAATATTAGTCGTAAACTGCCAagacaatttaaatattcaataaaatatttagaaaaaatgATGAACCAATGACAAGTAAGATTTATCCTCAACATAAGAttttataaataagttaatactAATTCACCTCACCACAATAATTGTATCAAGTTATTTCTCTTCAGCCATATATTTTATCTAACAAAACATCTACAGCACACGACatgcaaatattcaaatattaagTGAATATGAAATGTGTTGGTTACACATGTGCTTGAGTGATAAAGTTTCAGACACTGTTGACAGCTCATCAAAGATCAACAGGAACTCTCTGAGCACAGTCTTCCTGGAAACGCAACACACACACGTAttaacacacgcacacacacactcctacaGTGACCTGAGACCTGCATCCATGTCTGATAGCCAGGGGCAACATCACTGCAAATGTGACTGATAAAGCCATTAGTCATGGTGAGTACTTCAACATCACCAGCCCTATGAGCCAAATGTACTTTATGTGTTCAGAGGAGAACAATTACACATATCGGCCTAAACAATATACTGTGAGGTCAAAATATACCTTTAAAATACTGCCTTCAGACAAGAAACCAGATGAATGGGTAAAAAATAACTAGTAGATATCATCAGAAAACTGATAAAACTGATCAGAAAATTTACTAAAaagttgtttaaatatgcaaattaggcagtatgtaattaaatatgcacttcCCAAACAGAAATTTGAACATTGGATAAAGCCAGTTTCAAAATTTTTGTTTCATATTGTTGACATTAAAGTCAAAGGTTTATACAGAGGGGATTTTGgatctctttttatcactccataaataagaaaatacagtcaaaagtgcatgagaaaaaaactcattttgagaaaaaaagaccttgtaattgaaatctactgatgcaaacagaaaaaatacaataaaataaacacctaaaagtatattttggatgttttctttccactagtcTGAAACAACATGTTACAAAATGCCAAATaacccaaaatctcaaaattgaccagtgcaataaaaaaaacaatgtttttgccTGTAACTTAAGTATAATATTGTCAATAACTTGCATTGCAAAATTGTCAGTCTTTGTGTGTTGAGCTCAGTCTTAGAATgctttagctagtcgttaagtGTGTCTTAAGTGTGTAatgaaaaggttctatatagaaccgtAAAGGGTTCTTTCTGTCTGGCGCTTCAtttatagaaccttttaggggttcccatcatgggatcatcttatggatttagttttaatatattttatttcaattaatttttatttcaattaaattttatgaattaaacagctcataaacatactttatgcactagaaaaaaaaaactgaaataacccATTAGACATGAAAGACATTTTTCCTTATGTAGAACCTTTTTTGGCACAAATCCTTTAAAATTAAGTCAAGAACTGTAGGATTGTATATAGAAGTGCAGCCTTCATTACATAGTGGAGGGGCTATCAGATTCCAATGTTGaatgaaaaaataatcttataaaattcatacactacACAGTTGAGTACATTGTGAAGCCAAGCATTTAAAAACTAGCGATGCACATTACAGTCTCCGTGTTCACGGTGTCCCAGacacaaatattttaatgatttataaaagatgaatcactggGATTTCGGCATGGAGATATAAGGGTGGGATTATGATCTTTTGGTAGTATTACATCACATTATGAGTGTATATTAGCACAATTTGTTGTATTCTTGGGGCATCtagagcgtttggacccggaaacggcaacacgtgacgtcagacttaaagggttagttcacccaaaaatgaaaatttctgtcattaattactcgccctcatgccgttccacacctgtaagaccttcgttcatcttcggaacacgaattaagatatttttgttgaaatccaagtgaggcctgcataggaagcaatgacatttcctctctcaagatccattaatgtactaaaaacatatttaaatcagctcatgtgagtacagtggttcaatattaatattataatgcgacgagaatatttttggtgcgccaaaaaaacaaaataacgaattatatagtgatggccgatttcaaaacactgcttcaggaagcatcggagcggtatgaatcagtgtgtcgaatcatgatttggatcatgtgtcaaaccgccaaactgctgaaatcacgtgactttggtgctctgaaccgttgattcgacacgctgattcataacgctccgaatcttcctgaagcagtgttttgaaatcggccatcactatataagtcgttattttgtttttttggtgcaccaaaaatattcttgtcgctttataatattaatattgaaccactgtactcacatgaaccgatgtttttagtacattaatggatcttgagagaggaagtgtcattgctggctatgcaggctcactgagccatcggatttcaacaaaaatatctcaatttgcgttccgaagattaacgaaggtcttatgggtgtggaacgacatgagggtgagtaattaatgacagaatttacattttttaggttttagcatttttagttgttttcacGGATCGGCTTGAACGGAGATCgctttgacaacgttgtcataTGTGCAAAGTAAAAACGTTtctatttttttgttgtgtaaatgtaccctaagACCGAATCAGATGCATTCTTCTCTGAGAAGACAATACCATGATGCATTGCGATGGGCTAAAAAGGCAACTTAAGATGGCGAACAAAGtgagaaaaatgtttaaaattaagTTATCAATAAacttaaaagtaaaataaaaagaaatgaaaaattaGACCATTTCACCATTTTCAGTATTAGTGCGTGATGCTAACAACAACTCTAAGCTCTGTTGAAATTAACTGTGAGTTAAGTCTCCAGAGCTCAAGGAATGCTCGTTGTATGACGCATGGAGCTGCTGGCAATCTAGAGCGTTCCAAATCGTTCAAAATGATACATAGTGAGCTGCCTTACTTTCTAAATATTTGACTTTTAAGTTGTTTGGAAACAGAGCAACATTTCCATTTCCAATAACCCAATGGTTATTGCTTTTTTTTAGCATCCGCTCGTGTCAGACCTTTTACGGGCTCATATAATCAACATGGGCCAGTTAGCAGATACCATGAAGATAACTGCTATCATGTCTATTTTAGTTTAAGATTCAAAATAGCTGCTTTCACTTTTGTAAACAACCAGTATCATTCATCAGTTTTAGAAACATTTTACTTCTCCTATATTTATCCTATACTGGTGAAAGGCATCTGCTatcatacactaccattcaaaagtttgggggcagtaagattttttaaaaaaaaataaattaataatttaattcagcaaggatgcattaatctgatccaaaatgacagtaaagacatttataatgttacaaaagatttctatttacaataaatgctgctcttttggaacttcctattcatcaaaaattccagcatattagaatgatttctgaaggatcatgtgacactgaagactggagtaatgatgctgaaaattggTAACTacttaaaacacaaaaaaatctttCCAACCCCAAATGTTTGAGTGGTATATGAGAAATTTTAACTCAAATTGAAAATGATTAAAGTTACAAACAGACAAAATTATGCACTAGGCAActatcacattttcatttatccatttagcagacacttatCCAAAGCAGCTTACAACATAAGCAATTTGTCATAagagccaacaatattcataGCACACAATGCCAAGTTTAAAGTATAAGACAGATTAGCACATGGACGTATCCACTATCTGAGGCGTATTTTTAAAAGCGTGGCCTTCAGAAGCAACCCATCCTATCGTGTACGGCGGCAATCTGAAAAGGACGTAATCTGCCGACGCTATCTCTCCAGCGGTTTGTAAATGGACTCTAAAGACAAGCGACAGCACCATGTGACCAATGTGAAGTGGCCGGCACGGTCCCAAGCGGAGGCCTTATCTCTGAAGGAGAAAGGGATGGCTGGGAGCAGTGATGGCACCTTCGCTCTCTGGCCAGAGCTGTAACATGAAAACACCCGTCCTTGCTGGCAACAGAGCTAAAGTGGATCTATTTCAAGTGCTGTACTTCAGGAGGCCGGCGCGTAGAGACATGACAGAATGGACGCTGCTCAAGCGGCTGCTGGACGCCGTGCACCAGCACTCCACCATGATCGGACGCCTCTGGCTCACGGTCATGGTGATCTTCCGCCTGCTCATCGTGGCCGTGGCGACTGAGGACGTCTACACGGACGAGCAGGAGATGTTTGTCTGCAACACCCTTCAACCGGGGTGTCCCAACGTCTGCTACGACGCCTTCGCCCCCATCTCTCAGCCTCGATTCTGGGTCTTTCAGATCATCACGGTGTCGACGCCTTCTCTATGCTTCATCATCTACACCTGGCACAACTTATCCAAGCAGCCAGAGGCCGAGCAGACGAAGGAGGCGTACGACCGCAGCTGCGACTCGGACAGCTGCTCCATCAAGTCACACAAGCACTTGGGTCACAGTCTCGCAGACGTCCTCGAAGGGATCGCCAACCAGAGCGCCCAGAAAAGCTCGCAGGCGTTGCGGGAGATCGGCGCTCCGTCCAAAGGCTCCTTGGGAGTCCTTTCAAAGTACTACATCTTCCACGTGTGCTTCCGCGCCGTGCTCGAGGTCGCTTTCGTGGTGGCGCAGTGGCTCCTTTTCGGTTTCCACGTTCCCGCTCACTTCGTGTGCACGGCGTCTCCTTGCATGCAGAGGGTCGACTGCTACGTCTCGCGTCCCACCGAGAAAACCATCTTCCTGATCTTCATGTTTTGCGTGGGTGTTTTCTGCATCTTCCTCAACTTCTTGGAGCTCAATCATCTGGGCTGGAAGATGATCAAGAAGTCGATGCTCATCAAGGACAGCTCCTGGAGGGGATACGGCGCTATAAACCAAGACTCGCAGTCCATAGCCTCTCTGACTTTCAGAGACGTGACCAGCACTACCTCGCTACCTACCCTAGATCTGGTTGTGGACCACCAGCCGGACTGGATCTGTGCTGGGAAGTGCTCGACGAAGAAAGACAAGGACACCTACAGAGGAACGCAATCGCTCAAGGGGAAATCGCAGCCgagcaaagaaagaaaaacaaaacaaaggagCACTGAGGTTTGGATATAAAGAGTTATGGACAATTTGAAgagtcttaaaggattagttcacttcaggattcaaatttcctgataatttactcatgccatccaagatgttcatgtctttctttcttcagtggaaaagaaattaaggtttttgaggaaaacattccaggatttaaatttcctgaaaatttactcacccccatgtcatccaagatgttcatgtctttctttcttcagtcgaaaagaaataaaggtttttgaggaaaacctttttgtggacttcactggggttcaatgggttgaaggtccaaatgtcagtttcagtgcagcttcaaagagctctacatgatcccagatgagcaATAAAgatcttatctagcgaaaccatcagccatttactttaaaaatttatttactttttaaccacaatgGCTCGTCACTAACCGTTTTTCCCAGAACAGTGCACTATTTTTAGTGTCCCGacttattatgaaaaaaaaaatcatgttttgtccCGTAGCCTATATCTTCTTTCCTAAAATGTCTTTGCTAGGTATAAAAGCGAGTATCGGTTTTCTGTCACGCGAGAATAGCCAAATCAAAGGTAGCCAATCTCGTCATAGTATATTATGGAGAACAAAATTACCATCCAATCACAATTTGTTATCGGTTAACTTGCAGTTCGTGAAGGCGGGATATTAGAGAGCGTGGTGGAGATCAAGTCAGACGCGAAGATGTCAAAGAAGCGTACATGTACATTAAACAAGAAACTTCAAAAAAAGTTTATCAAGTTATTATGCGCAGTAAGTTGTCAACGTGGTATCAAGCTGAATGACACACACCAGAAGCGCGTGATCCCGCTTCAGTTCAGTTTGCGCCTGCGTGGTCAAATACAGACACAGTTGTCAAAACGCCCATCatgtggagtatctcacgtaAATACAGTCGATTATGGCTTGAGTGAACGCATACAGCTCACTGAAAACCGGATGTGTGTCAGTAAACTCTAGCATTCGGTTTTAAAGGGACAGTGTTGCCAATTGCTTTCAGTTGAAAATAGCTAAAACTGGTCGCTAAATGTCGCTAGATgacatattaatataaatatagatcagtgggtGAGTCACGgaatctagataaggtttgtcTAAGAAGTTGCTAAATGTGACGCTAGGCTTTTTTGGGGTCTCAAAAGGGGTGGGGAAGTCACTAAATCTAGCGACAAAATCTCTAAATCAGCAGCACTGTTAAGGGGAAGCAGCCTAAAATAcctgtctgtgtcattaatgttaatcaaacaacaaaatattttaaataaatgtatgcatgttacgtttttttttattttttttatttggaacGCTATGGAACGcttgttcttatttttatatatatatatatatatatatatatataattatcatGAAATAACATTTCTCATATCAATGAAATATGTGAAATGGGGTTGCGGGTGGGGTGCCTGTCCATCCCGTCCTGTATTCCACCATGAGAAATCGGGTCATCCtattcaaagggctctacacgatcccagacgaggaataagggtctcaactagcgaaacgattggtcattttctaaaataaaataaaaatggtatactttttaatcacaaatggtcatcttgcactgctctgcgatgcgtcacgcattacgtaatcatgttggaaaggtcacgtgtgacgtaggtggaagtaccgatccagtgtttacaaagcgaacgtgcaaagactaaatcaaacaccctttacaaaaaaaaaaggtaaaacaacgatgtcggatgattttgaagttggaggagaaaatgagatggagtttttcgctcTACTGCGGTACTTCTACTtacatcacgcgtgacctttccaacatgattacgtaatgtgtggcacatcacagagcagtgcaagacaagcatttgtggttaaaaagtatatacattcgtttcactagataagactcttattcctcgtctgggatcatgtagagctctttgaagctgcacttaaactgacatttggaccttcaacccgttgaaccccagtgaagtccactatatggagaaaaatcctggaatgttttcctcaaaaaccttcatttcttttcgactgaagaaagaaagacatgaacatcttggatgacattaaattttcaggaaatttgaattctgaagtgaactaatcctttaaatttgaTTACAAAATGCCATTTTAGTGTATGTTAGTAAATGAGAGATTTAAAGGCAGCTGCTACTTGTTTGTTTGGAtgagcttaaaaaaaaaacaaaaaaaaaaaaaactgtacaatCAGCCATGACATGTAATCAATATTTCCacatcatttatttatgcaATATACAGTGTGtaataatatattcatttacAACATCTATAAACCACTTTGTGTATAAATTACGCCAGAGAGCAAAAAGAAAACAACTCGCAGCCTTATCCTTTCACTCAGTGATGTAGTGATGAACATTGGAGAAGAAATTTCATAAGAACACTGTAAAATTGGTTCAGGAATTAGTAATAGTGTTTGGAAGTACAGAACTATACTATATCTAGAGATCGAGATGATTGGGGTTTTCTTTTGACAGTTTCTTGTTGTTTTCACAATCATCTTCTAAAAGAAATCAGGTTGTTTTTTGTGCTATACTATTTCTGCAAGAATCAGATCATTCAGTTTACTAGAACATCTATTTACTTTTGAATTTAAAGCTGccatgtgttattttttttttgagtattttGTGCTGAGAcaattatacactaccgttcaaaatttgggttgtttcttttaatgattttttaatgtttttgatcagaaatacagtaatattatgaaatattatttcaatttaaaatagctgtgaatatattgtaaagtgtaatttattcctgtgatcaaagctgtattttcagcatcattactccagtcttcagtgtcacatgatccttcagaaatcattctaatatgctgatctgctgctcaagcaacatttctgattattatcaatgttgaaaacagtttatattttttttatgattctttgatcaaaagaacagcatttatttaaaaaatatataaattttttgtaacatcatACGTCTTTACTGTCgttctgatcaatttaatgtgacctcgctgaataaaagtattcatttcttttttgtCTACAAAAAAGTACCGTCTCCAAACTTCTGAACGGTCGTGTAAGTAGGTTGACTTCCTGAGGATTGTAAACACTGCAGCACCTTCAAAATAGTGCTCAATAGTGGTCTGACACATGAACTTCTGGCTCAACCAGTGGAGGCGTTTTTGGGGAGAACACGTTTGTCCAAAGAATGGAAAAAAATCTCTAAATCTCTCTTTATTCTTTGTAAATGTTTGCTGCACTGCTTTTCAGTAACTGCGCATCCCCGCTACTTAATCTGCAGCAAAAAAGTGATATTTAATTGATAGCTTGCAGTACGAATTGAATGTGATCAGATAAAACATTCCTGTATCATGaaataattgcaaaaaaaaaaaatgtttcagttgAGTTGGGATGAACAAAAAACAGCTAAAGTAAACCAGTGTAGTCTAATTAATGAACGAATGAATCAGTGAAACGATATTGTGcctgttgtttaaaaaataaatcataattttgtAATATACCATTCTGGAAAGTTGACTGAGAATTTCTTTCACACGTCTTGCATAATCGAAATATATCCAAATGAACTAGAATCAAATTTAATCAAATCAAGAGCTTGTGAATGTGATTTGAATCGAAttaggaaatatatatatttttattatccaGGTATATTTGAAAACATTTAGAGGTATTTGCTAAGGGAAGTGTAACTATTATTACGGCTTTTGAGGGTTTGGCATCTAAACCAACCTGTAACACTAAgaaataaacttgtaactgaacaGTCATGAATGATCActgacatttttgtttttgtaaaaaaaaaaaaaatagaaaaaaaaatagtacttTTGGCAACTTAAGTTCGGTGGCACAGAAGTTACACATTGCAGCTTTAAGTATAATTTGTGTCaaacatatttttcttttttccctttttgcTCTCTGACTGCTTAATTTGGCCAGAAAAAGATACAATAGGGAATGACAAGTCAAAAAGTTAATGGTCTGACACGTTTGTGACGGTGGACGGCAGTATCTGGCcaatacagaaacaaaaacaGTCATTCAAAGTTCAGTTTCATGCACAAGAAACATTCTGCACAGAgtaacaaaaataatgtttgaCATTACTAGAATACAGTCTATTTTTGGTGGACAAGCACAGagacaaattttgtcatttcaaacaaaattggTCTGAATTCAAAAGATGTCCGATTTAGTTTATAAGCACAGGACGGTTCAACTAGGGCAAGAATGTTTCATTAACATTgcaaattttaaaatgtcattcagAGTACGACATAGGCGAGCAAAAAGTTCTTGTTACATACAGTACGAAGTTGTGAACcatatcaatatatttttatatatatatatattttatcactccataagaTAAGACTGATCAAATTTTGTATTTCTCAGCATGGCAGAAAGAGATACAGTAGAAAGTGCAATGTCctaaaaccaaaaaaacacaacacaaaaataaaatgtgcacATCAATGGGTGTGTTATTCTAAAGCTTTAGTGCAATACAGCCACCGCTCAAAAAAGCACTTGAAGGCGCGAAACCCATTAAAACACCCGCGATGCTTACTATGATACCTAAGATCACAATAAGTCTGTAAACGGagacagggagagagagagagagaggacatTCATAAGAGTAGCAGGCAAGATAGTCACAGTTTATAGAAAAATTGTGTTTCAAAAAACACATAAGACCACCGCAGGCAGGTAAACCCCatatcagagagagagagagagagagagaaaaaaacatacGGAGACAGCGAAAGTACAAATCCACCCCATTGGATGCaacacattttcaaatgaaCAAGGTGAATGCTGCGTTGAAGCTGAAATAAGACGTGCGTTGaaattacactgcaaaaaatgactttcataatcagtttttagttgttttccAATAAAAATAGCTAAACATCctaaaatatgtcaaaatattttttctggAATGACGTGTGTATAGGCTGTCAAGCTAATAATTATTTGATCTAATTAATCTATTGTGTAAGATGAGAAAAGCATTAGATAGACATTAtaaaaaagtagctttagaaGGAAATATTTtgattcaatttaattttttacacaaacttaTAAGGCTACAATGTggccatcattttttttttcaaaagcagcatctgaagtggcatttaggtatatttacacagactgtttCATGCAGCTCAGAGGTGGCATGAATGCAAAATTaaattatactgtaaatattaaattaaaccaCCAGTATGAGATGgtaaatcttaaagggttagttcatccaaaaatgaaatttctgtcatttattactcaccctcatgttgttccacacccgtaagaccttcattcatcttcagaacacaatttaagatgtttttgataaaatccaagaggtatgtgactcgtccatagacagcaatttaaccgaccctttcaaggtccagaaaggtactaaagacattgttaaaacagtcatgtgactgcagtggttcaaccttaatgttatgaagtgacgagaatacttttgtgtgcaaaaacaaaacaaatcttcttgtctgtgtcattctcatacgttgtttacgtccagcgcttccaggatctacgtcagaacgccgactcattattggccgggtCCTGCGTCAGcgtcacacgcatgcgtcgtgctgatcacgtgatcagctttggccaatactgagccggcattcggacataacatggaagccttcactgtgcttactgtgtcacctgcgtaaggataatgacagggaagagaagaaattgttgaataaaatcgttatttttgtttttgcacacaaaaagtattctcgtcacttcataacattaaagttgaaccactgcagtcacgtcgactgttttaacgatgtatttagtacctttctggaccttgaaaatgtttattatatcAGTCAgacagctctcggatttcatcaaaaatatcttaatttgtgttctgaagatgaacgaaggtcttacgggtgtggaacgtcatgagggcgagtaattaatttttgggtgaactaacccttttatgagtgagtcatttagtaattcattcaaacggctgattcattcatgaaCGAAGCAAGTGACCGTCTTAATGAATCAGTGGCTCACTCAATTAGTTAAAAACcacagattcattcagtaatgaacaACAGCGTGTTGCTCCGAGAAGCACAACAGTTCAGCTGTGGCTTTGCTGGAACTATTTTATTGGTGAAATTGGGCAAAACCAGAcaatactgtgtctaaaatgtctaaaaatattatcatcttgtttattgaacttgtaaaaaatcaatatcacatttgcaatcgtGCAGATATACGTGGGAAAAAACAGCACTCTTGCTCGTGTGATAGTGCTAAACTATATATcgtatgatatatatataagacaAAAACCCACACGAGGCATTTTTTTGCCTCGTATCTTTAATTTCTGAAGCTGAGCGataggtttttgtaagaaaaatatccatatttataacttcaTAAACTAGAATCACCAGCTTCCGGGCTGGGATGAtttaaaagcattaataattttaacgcTTTATTTTTTCCCTTAATTAAATCCACcaaattaacatgttaattcgacagccctttttattttataatgaggtttaagtaaaaatattttgcagTTTTAGTTCTaaagatgtttagatattttactaaaaaacaaagcaaaaatactgattaaatTTGTTTTGCAGTGTCTAGATGTTGCACCATGAGGCCTGGAAAACATAATAAGAAATAAATACTGAAACATAAAAGCTTCAAAATAGTCTGTGGTAAAACGCAAGGCTTTCATTGGTGAGAATGCAGCAGAGGATGTTGGGTGAGTGGACGGTTGAGACAGTCTAGTTTGGCGTGTGGTCAGTGACCCGTGGTCGTCGGCTCGGCTCATTGAGGCAGGGGCACTAGGACCTCTACGTAGTTTATGGGGAAGAAGCCCGATTCTCCGTTAATCATGCCTTCATACCAGTTCTCATCAATCTGATTGGTGAGGATGATGATGTCGCCCTCTTTGAATCCCAGCTCTCCCTCGTTCTCCGGCTCAAAGTCGTAAAGCGATCGACAGCAGGGCTGGTCCATGTGTGACTCTATCTCTGTAATGAGGAAAACACAATCACGCCACAGATTTAAAAACTTGTTTAAAGAATAGTTCAcctataaattaaaatattgtccttatttattatttatgttgttCCAGACCCATATGCTGTTTGTTTTTCCATTGGaatatttttatgttcttgTCCTATTGTGGTcaaaccagtgttattttagtatcattgatacgctattatagtttttgttaatattttgatctatattttatttttatattttctgttttcagtcattttattgtttttattattattttaatatgtctatttgcttttaaagttttatttgtaatttttgttcatttagttttagttattttaatatttcaacattaaatgaaaatgagaaatgttgccttgggaactagctgaaattatattttatttcagttaaaagtgctgtatgtaattttttttttttttttttttactgtactaaagcataaaaataccataatatgtttgcagatatttaggaaacatgttaaattcacatacttgtttctctgaaaaaaacaattccacagccagatattctattTTGGAATATGCGTTCCGTGTCAGAATGTGTGTtattgttttggtctgtgtgacTCCGCCCACTGCCAGTTTGCAGTTTTGTTGCT is a genomic window of Megalobrama amblycephala isolate DHTTF-2021 linkage group LG3, ASM1881202v1, whole genome shotgun sequence containing:
- the gjd6 gene encoding gap junction protein delta 6, which encodes MAPSLSGQSCNMKTPVLAGNRAKVDLFQVLYFRRPARRDMTEWTLLKRLLDAVHQHSTMIGRLWLTVMVIFRLLIVAVATEDVYTDEQEMFVCNTLQPGCPNVCYDAFAPISQPRFWVFQIITVSTPSLCFIIYTWHNLSKQPEAEQTKEAYDRSCDSDSCSIKSHKHLGHSLADVLEGIANQSAQKSSQALREIGAPSKGSLGVLSKYYIFHVCFRAVLEVAFVVAQWLLFGFHVPAHFVCTASPCMQRVDCYVSRPTEKTIFLIFMFCVGVFCIFLNFLELNHLGWKMIKKSMLIKDSSWRGYGAINQDSQSIASLTFRDVTSTTSLPTLDLVVDHQPDWICAGKCSTKKDKDTYRGTQSLKGKSQPSKERKTKQRSTEVWI